From Borreliella burgdorferi B31:
TTACCCTTTAAATTACTAAATTTAACTTGAAAATACTAAACTTTAACCCAAAATAATAAAACTTTAACTTGAATTTTTCAAAATTACAAAACTTTAACCCAAAATGGTAAAACTTTAATTTTTTGTAATTTTTACATAAAAGTGTTAACTTTAAAATTCCAAACTTTATAATTTTGGAAAATTATCAATACTTTTTTAATTTATTCTTTATTTTCAAAATAATCTTTATATACTTATATATTATGTATAAGTCTGTAAAAGAACAACAAGAAAAAGGAATAGATCATGCATGCAGAATACTTATTCTTACCGAAACAATATTTGAAATAAATTTAATATTAGAAAATTATTCTCAAAAAACTCTACTCAAAAAGTATAACGAAAATCTCAAAAACAAAAATCTACCTCCTAGTAATATATCAACAATGAAAAAATACTTAAAGCAATTAGAAAAAGAAATAAAAATCATAGCAAAATTCTATTTTAAAAACGATCAATCTCTAATTTATTATAAACTTAATTATACCCTAGAAAAAATTTGGTTAAAACTAATAGAATTATTCTACAAAGAATTAAAACAATTTATACAAAAGAACACTACTACTTAATTGTAAATACATTATAAAATAATCTTATTCAAAACTTTAGAAATATATTGTTTTACGCTAAAAAAATTTAAAAAATACTGTGCTATATTTGTAATATAAATTTAATATAATAGGGGGCTAATTCATTATGGATGGAGTAATTAACGATACATTGGTCGCAAGAATGAAAAAGCAAATTAAATTTAA
This genomic window contains:
- a CDS encoding plasmid maintenance protein; amino-acid sequence: MYKSVKEQQEKGIDHACRILILTETIFEINLILENYSQKTLLKKYNENLKNKNLPPSNISTMKKYLKQLEKEIKIIAKFYFKNDQSLIYYKLNYTLEKIWLKLIELFYKELKQFIQKNTTT